The Solanum dulcamara chromosome 2, daSolDulc1.2, whole genome shotgun sequence region gaaaaagaGTTTTTATTAGTAGTTATAtttgtccattattttcatttctCCACCAAAAACTTGGTCAAACATCTTCACATTCCAAAAATACATTATTTGAAAATGAACACTATtagttttttttagaaatttggtcaaacaaataattaaattatagtaAAAACAAAAGCCTTAGTTGATAAAATTCTCCGATATATATAATGAAGAAAGATAGCAAATGCTCGATAAAATAATTGAGATATACGTAAACTTGATTCGAATACCTGAAAAAATAGAAGTCAATTAAGGACTTCCTAATGTGTGGTTTGGGCTGGTGTGCTAATATTTAAGgtaaaattacccttttacacatattctcctaatatatttacttttattcccatatacaccaaaaaatttccaaattccctctttttcctttctctctctatacctcTCTGATACATCCGCCTATTCCTTTATTCTTGCCCTAATTTGCTCTAGTTAATTTGTTACTCTTCAActgttaatcaatttcaaggttccaaataaggtatatttcaatctttccttatatggaattttacttcatcctcattcaatctgatttctcctaaaatttgtatattttgatttcttctgaaaatctttgaaaaatcttctaaatttttatcatttattttcttctgtaaatctttctgtttttgtttctcataccttcaatggaatccgttcatggtctcaaacagtccactaaaaatcaacgaattcttgtttctcctggttctgattcgtcttgggaaggttacgacgaagttagatccaaacatcgtaacgatccaacagtgatgaataagctacgtgagaaattgaagtcgaaagctacagttaaacatgcacccaaagaaatagacaacaagattgaaggggttacaacacgccctaatctcccaaaggtatgtgttcaattaagttttttgttttagaataaaaattttctgaaggttttaatgattctgatacatatcatttatgtatcagattcataatgtatttttaaaatgaatttttttggagattttatatttctgatacatcatgtttaagtgtcagtttctgttgttttaatttttaatgattctgatacatatatatttatgtatcagatacataatatctttttctaatgtattttttttggagattttctatttctgatacatcatttttaagtgtcagtttctgttgttttaatttttaatgattctgatacatatacatttatgtatcagatacataatgtcttttttaaatgtatttttttggagattttctatttctgatacatcatgtttaagtgtcattttatgttgtttcaagttttaacgaagctgatacatatcatttatgtatcagatacataatgtctttttcaaatgcaattatttgagatttactatttctgatacattatgtttaagtcccagtttctgttatttcaagtttaatgattctgatacatctacatttatgtatcagatacataatgtctgtttcatatgcaattttttgaaaattattatttctgatacatcatctttaagtctcagtatttgttattttcaagttttaatgattctgatacatatacatttatgtatcagatacataatatttttttcaaatgcaattttttggagatttactatttctgatacatcatgtgtaagtgtcattttttgatgtttcaagttttaatgattctgatacttctacatttatgtatcagaatataatatataattgtttttgatacattttctgtatgtatcagattcttatctcatgcatcagatattttaatgcatatgatacatcgtatttatgtataaagttcaagttgtatttaaccattttcatgtcaatgcagggaatgaaatacgtcatcaagaagatcccgtcccacccattgagattcggaatggcatatagggctaattttcttgatgattttgaatcatcaataggtggaGATATTGTTCTCagaaggccatggatggttatgttagcaaTAAACAACGATCCAAAAAATACTAGGAGAGACATCTCTCCAAACCAAGGAGAACTGATTGATgtcgagtagttttttttttatagtaaacattttaggtgattttgattcttttaatgtatctgatacataaactgtaatgtatcagatttaatatgttttaatatttccatacataagatttactatgtttttctctggtgtcaaaatcgaatataaaatcaaagttgatgttttatatttctactgtatcaaacttgtatcgagtataatattcataagtgtcacattttgtgaattctgatacatgaatcaagttttatttattatgatacatcatgcacatgtatcagattctcatttctcaatatttaatgattccgatacattaatttttaaaattcacgtacataactgtcgccttctttaatagatcagtaattgatataaagagccaatcttttatccataaatagctgatgtgcattaactattctatagctaaagttatgtatcagatacataacttatgtatcagcaaaagtgaaaaaataactgaaatcaaattcggtatgaattgatgctctgttttttccattcgagacgacGCTCTGTTTTTTGTcttgaatcttcatggacataacaattgatttttttaacaattgatgtatcagatacataacttatgtatcaccaaaactgaaaaaaaattgaaatcgaagttggtttgaatttatgctctgtttttttggcttgaatcttcaacttcacaaccgttatttttttaaccaaattaatctcattaattagattagtaattgatttaaggaaccaatcatcccttatattaagatattatccataaatagatgatcttcattaattactcattagataattgatgtatcagatacaaaactaatgtatcagaaaagttgaaaaaaaaggggatatcgggtaattttgatacaatgagggatgtatagtaattagacttttccattatgggatttaggtaaagtttacaatATTTAAACAAGAACGAATAACGATTAGTCTAACTCTGATGTGGGTATTATTAGTTAGCATGCTCAAGGAAAGTACTGATGATTAATTAAGGAAAGTAATTGATTATTAAGTACTGTTTGCTGGTCAATGTCCTGGTGGTTTTTCTGTCCAAAactctattattattattattatagctAGATACTATTTCTTCCGTCCCATATTAAATGGACATGtattttactaaaaatatttgtcccATATTACTTGATTACTaactaaatcaagatagaatttattaaatttttcatattttacccctacaattaatatgatcttttgaatgtaaacaaCTCTCAATACTAGCTATTTCTTTACTAattattgcattgatataaacaaatggcaaaatggtaaagtctttcaatgtattaatgattttttaatcaCCGTATAAAGTTGAAAGTGCCCATCTAATATGAGACGGAGGGGGTATACTACTTTCTTTGTCTCAATTTAAATGTCTTAGTTTGATTGTACAGGAGTTTAAGAAACAAACGAtaacttttgaattttgtgatctAAATTTAAAAGAGTGTGTAGTATAAATCTTGTTGTTAAGAAGTCCCACATTGGAGATGGGATGGATAGTTAGTCTCCTAATATGGATTTGGACAATCTTCATCCTATAAGCAAGCTTTTGAAATTGAGTTAGACACAAAATCCATCTTTACATGGTATAGCCAAGCTCGTCCCAATTCTTTGTTCAGCGATGTTGGACCACCATATTATATTGTCCACGCTCCAATAAATAAGGTCTTGGCATGCGAGCGAGCAGTTACTTTCCTTATATGGACTTGAACATTTCTCATCCTATAAGCTAACTTTTAAGGTTAAGTTAGCCCCAAGATCCATCTTTACAATTGTGATCTTAACACGACCCAAATAAGCCTCACTCACGAGTATTCAAGCAAATATTCCCATTAACACATGGAAGATTTGCCAGCAGCAAAATGATTGTAATTGACGAAATGTATCATATGCATTTTAACACAAAAAGGGGTTGTTTATCATTTGTCTCAACACTGGAATGAGTTTCAAAGACTCCTTAAAGCAAATTAGGGAAAACTAACATAATCTAACCAAAAACTTTCTTCAATAGACCATAAAATCATTGTAACTGCTTTCTTATATTATTAGTATTTCCGTCCAAAACCTCCTGCACCTCCTGCACCACGGCCATATGTTGGGAGAGCTGCCACTGCTTGTGGCTCAGCGGCCTGCTTGACAACACCAGGAAGGTCAGACATGCCGAGGGCTGAAAGCATGTCAAGGGTCTCCTTGTCAACTTCAATGAGATCGGTCTTGATGGCAGACTCATCAGGAACAAAGTCCATGCGCCTCTCACGTTCCTCCTCCTGCAATTTAAGTGAGATACCACGAACTGGTCCCTTCTGGATACGTTTCATGAGGTGGGTGGAAAATCCAGCAATCTTGTTGCGGAGACGCTTGGAAGGAATTATGGCAACTTCCTCCAGGATCTTCTTGTTTGTGTGGAAATCCAAAGTCATTTTGGAGTAATACCTCTCAATTACCTGCCGAGATGACTTCTTCACGGTCTTAGTGCGTACACGACCCATCCTTGCAGAATTTCCTTAGACCAGACCTGTTACACTAATGTTTGTCAGTTACCTATCAAAAAAGTTAATGTTTCTAGTTATTCATCGTTAATCCTTTCCCTAGGTGAACAGCATGTGCTGATGAATAGTTCATTTTCATGTGAATCTGAATatttctatcaaattattgTGACTTATTGAACCTTTAAGTACAAAGTATGCACCTGTGAAGCATATTAGAACTGAGAAGCTCAAACAAACACAAGTGTGCATGAATCTAAAAAAGAAGgcatttttatcttttcttttgatcTCAGATAACATCATGGAGAAAGTGATTATACATCTAAATCAATTTGCATGGGAATAGGCTCGGAAAAGGCATCTCTGCTAAGACGATTAATACAAAAGGACCAATTACAAAGTGACTGTTCAAGACTTCAACTTAACGAAATTGTGCAATGTAGTTTATTAATGTCTTGAACAATAAATAACAGCAATACCATTGATAGCCCATACACGAAAGGGTAGTGAATTTTAAATTCTAGATACAAGAATGCAGAAAGACTACTACTTTATAATGATGCTGTCCAGGCAAGCTTGCACAAAAACTGGACTAATCCATTGGGTGCCAACTAACTCCCACCAACTAGAACAAATGAATAAAAGAAGTATCACCTAACTACTGTTTACCATAGTTGTGACTTGTGATTTGATCGCTTGTATATCATGTTTCATTCCATACTCACTCTAGTGTGCCATCTTAAGACTATTTGGGTATCAACTATCACCCGCCAACACAAGTACCAACTCGACAAATGGAAAAAAATCACCTAACTATTTTAAATCATTGTTGTGACTCGAACCCTGGTATACAATGGTTTGTTCCAACTTCACTAACCGCTAAGCCACACTCTTCGCAACCATCTTAGACTATCTTTTAAGCTAGCATCAACCTACTACTACAATTCAGCAACCTTGCCCACAGCTCGACTAATCCATCGAGTGCCAAATATCCCCACCAACTTCAAGTGCTAATAAATGGGTTCTAAATTTGATATGCATGcatatataatgcatttctTAACACAAATACAGTGTCAACCAAGCCTATAGCTGGGCTTCTACAGCAGCACCTGACCAACACAAGCGCCAACTCGACAAATTGAAGAGAAACACCTAATCTTTTTCATATCATTGTTGTGATTTGAACCCTGGTACACCATGGTTCATTCCAACTTCATCAACCGCTAAAGCcataaactttttaaaaaaaactacagTCAACCAACCAGTACACTCTCCATTCCCCATTCTagttttctaaatttcaaataaCCAAATTACCTGTGCCACTCAAAATCTAGCCAGCAACAAACAGAAAACgggaacacatatacacaaagatgttgtattaaaaaaattggttccttaaaaaatggattttatTTAGCAAGTAAATAATTTTGCTCAATCATAAAGCATAGAAATTTATCTACTaaattttcctttcaattttgatttgattggttttttttttgagtcaagggtctattggaaacaacctctctactaACTACTCTACAGTCAACCTAACAGTACCCAATCCATTCCCCATTCTAGTATTCTTAATTTCAAATAGCCAAATTACCCGTGACACTCAAAATCAATAGCTGGCAACAAACAGAAAACAGGGACACATAATCACAAGA contains the following coding sequences:
- the LOC129873829 gene encoding uncharacterized protein LOC129873829; translated protein: MESVHGLKQSTKNQRILVSPGSDSSWEGYDEVRSKHRNDPTVMNKLREKLKSKATVKHAPKEIDNKIEGVTTRPNLPKGMKYVIKKIPSHPLRFGMAYRANFLDDFESSIGGDIVLRRPWMVMLAINNDPKNTRRDISPNQGELIDVE
- the LOC129881080 gene encoding 40S ribosomal protein S17-like; the protein is MGRVRTKTVKKSSRQVIERYYSKMTLDFHTNKKILEEVAIIPSKRLRNKIAGFSTHLMKRIQKGPVRGISLKLQEEERERRMDFVPDESAIKTDLIEVDKETLDMLSALGMSDLPGVVKQAAEPQAVAALPTYGRGAGGAGGFGRKY